Proteins from a single region of Sinorhizobium alkalisoli:
- a CDS encoding ABC transporter ATP-binding protein, whose product MTSVSVRDLSLSFGAVTVLDKLNLDIDHGEFLVLLGSSGCGKSTLLNCVAGLLDVTDGQIFIHDRNVTWEEPKDRGIGMVFQSYALYPQMSVEKNLSFGLKVAKVPQPEIDKRVNRAAEILQIQPLLKRKPSELSGGQRQRVAIGRALVRDVDVFLFDEPLSNLDAKLRSELRVEIKRLHQSLKNTMIYVTHDQIEALTLADRIAVMKSGVIQQLADPMTIYNAPENLFVAGFIGSPSMNFFRGEVEAREGRSVVRVGGVAFDVTAYPARRRLQPGQKVVLGLRPEHVKVDEAGTGEVHEATVDIEEPMGADNLLWLKLAGQSMSVRIAGQRRYPPGSTVRLSFDMGVASIFDAATENRL is encoded by the coding sequence ATGACCAGCGTTTCCGTCAGGGATCTTTCCTTGAGCTTCGGCGCCGTCACGGTCCTCGACAAGCTCAATCTCGACATCGATCACGGCGAGTTTCTCGTCCTGCTCGGTTCGTCCGGTTGCGGCAAGTCGACGCTGCTCAATTGCGTCGCCGGACTGCTCGACGTCACCGACGGGCAGATCTTCATCCATGATCGCAACGTCACCTGGGAGGAACCGAAAGACCGCGGCATCGGCATGGTGTTCCAGTCCTATGCGCTCTATCCGCAGATGTCGGTCGAGAAGAACCTCTCCTTCGGCCTGAAGGTTGCCAAAGTGCCGCAGCCGGAAATCGACAAGCGGGTGAATCGGGCGGCGGAAATCCTGCAGATCCAGCCGCTGCTCAAGCGCAAGCCTTCAGAACTTTCCGGCGGCCAGCGCCAGCGCGTCGCGATCGGCCGGGCGCTGGTGCGCGATGTCGACGTCTTCCTCTTCGACGAGCCGCTTTCGAACCTCGACGCCAAGCTGCGCTCGGAACTGCGCGTCGAAATCAAGCGGCTGCACCAGTCGCTGAAGAACACGATGATCTATGTCACCCACGACCAGATCGAGGCGCTGACGCTCGCCGATCGCATTGCGGTGATGAAGAGCGGAGTTATCCAGCAGCTTGCCGATCCGATGACGATCTACAATGCGCCGGAAAATCTCTTCGTCGCCGGCTTCATCGGTTCGCCGTCGATGAACTTCTTCCGCGGCGAGGTGGAGGCGAGGGAAGGCCGCAGCGTCGTGCGCGTAGGAGGCGTCGCCTTCGACGTCACCGCCTATCCCGCACGCAGGCGGCTGCAGCCGGGACAAAAGGTGGTGCTCGGCCTGCGTCCGGAGCATGTCAAGGTCGACGAGGCCGGGACCGGCGAGGTGCACGAGGCCACGGTCGACATCGAAGAGCCGATGGGCGCCGACAACCTCCTGTGGCTGAAGCTCGCCGGGCAATCCATGTCGGTCAGGATTGCCGGTCAGCGCCGCTATCCGCCCGGCAGCACGGTGCGGCTCTCCTTCGACATGGGGGTCGCCTCGATCTTCGACGCAGCCACCGAGAACCGTCTTTGA
- a CDS encoding carbohydrate ABC transporter permease yields the protein MDNIAKNSMALSVDTVGAKHEDGPRGAKPKRTLSRRNIIVYGTLIVVSLYYLLPLYVMIVTSLKGMPEIRVGNIFAPPLEVTFQPWVKAWAEACTGLNCDGLSRGFWNSVRITVPSVIISIAVASVNGYALANWRFKGADLFFTILIVGAFIPYQVMIYPIVIVLREMGVYGTLTGLVIVHTIFGMPILTLLFRNYFAALPEELFKAARVDGAGFWTIYLKIMLPMSLPIFVVAMILQVTGIWNDFLFGVVFTRPEYYPMTVQLNNIVNSVQGVKEYNVNMAATILTGLVPLTVYFVSGRLFVRGIAAGAVKG from the coding sequence GTGGATAACATCGCCAAGAACAGCATGGCTCTCTCCGTCGATACGGTTGGGGCCAAACACGAGGACGGCCCGCGCGGCGCCAAGCCGAAACGGACGCTCTCGCGCCGCAACATCATCGTCTACGGCACGCTGATCGTCGTATCGCTCTATTACCTGCTGCCGCTCTATGTCATGATCGTGACCTCGCTCAAGGGCATGCCGGAGATCCGCGTCGGCAATATCTTCGCGCCGCCGCTGGAGGTCACGTTCCAGCCGTGGGTAAAGGCCTGGGCCGAGGCCTGCACCGGGCTCAATTGCGATGGGCTTTCGCGGGGGTTCTGGAATTCGGTCCGCATCACCGTGCCTTCCGTAATCATCTCGATCGCGGTCGCGTCGGTGAACGGCTATGCGCTGGCGAACTGGCGCTTCAAGGGCGCCGATCTCTTCTTCACAATCCTGATCGTCGGCGCTTTCATTCCCTACCAGGTGATGATCTACCCGATCGTCATCGTGCTGAGGGAAATGGGCGTCTACGGCACCCTGACCGGCCTCGTGATCGTCCACACGATCTTCGGCATGCCGATCCTGACGTTGCTCTTCCGCAATTATTTCGCCGCCCTGCCGGAGGAGTTGTTCAAGGCGGCGCGCGTCGACGGCGCCGGTTTCTGGACGATCTACCTGAAGATCATGCTGCCGATGTCGCTGCCGATCTTCGTCGTCGCGATGATCCTGCAGGTGACCGGCATCTGGAACGACTTCCTGTTCGGCGTGGTCTTCACCCGGCCCGAATACTACCCGATGACCGTGCAGCTCAACAACATCGTCAACTCGGTCCAGGGCGTGAAGGAATACAACGTCAACATGGCAGCAACGATCCTGACCGGCCTCGTGCCGCTGACGGTCTACTTCGTTTCGGGCCGCCTGTTCGTCCGCGGCATCGCAGCCGGCGCAGTGAAAGGATAA
- a CDS encoding carbohydrate ABC transporter permease, translating into MTVLTRGSGRPNQWLRNLNAKIASIPMILTAMVIFLGGTLWTVVYSFTNSKLLPRLSFVGLDQYERLWAAPRWIISIQNLAIFGFFSLVFSLVIGFVLAALMDQKIRFENTFRTIMLYPFALSFIVTGLVWQWLLNPQYGIQSIVRSLGWESFSFDPLYDADIVIYGILIAALWQGTGLVMCLMLAGLRGIDEDIWKAARVDGIPMWKTYVLIIIPMMRGVIITTLVIIASGIVKVYDLVVAQTSGGPGIASEVPAKYVYDYMFLAQNLGQGFAASTMMLLTVAIIIVPWAYLEFGGGRKRG; encoded by the coding sequence ATGACAGTTCTAACACGGGGTTCGGGTCGACCGAACCAGTGGCTGCGCAACCTGAATGCGAAGATCGCCTCTATCCCGATGATCCTGACGGCCATGGTCATCTTCCTCGGCGGCACGCTGTGGACGGTCGTCTATTCCTTCACCAACTCGAAGCTCCTGCCGCGCCTTTCCTTCGTCGGGCTCGACCAATACGAGCGGCTATGGGCGGCGCCGCGCTGGATCATCTCGATCCAGAATCTGGCCATTTTCGGCTTCTTCTCACTGGTCTTCAGCCTGGTGATCGGCTTCGTGCTCGCGGCGCTGATGGATCAGAAGATCCGTTTCGAAAATACCTTCCGCACCATCATGCTCTACCCCTTCGCCCTGTCCTTCATCGTCACGGGCCTGGTCTGGCAATGGCTGCTCAATCCGCAATACGGCATCCAGTCGATCGTGCGGTCCCTTGGTTGGGAGAGCTTTTCCTTCGATCCGCTCTACGACGCCGACATCGTCATCTACGGCATCCTCATCGCGGCGCTCTGGCAGGGCACGGGCCTCGTCATGTGCCTGATGCTCGCGGGGCTACGCGGCATCGACGAGGATATCTGGAAGGCCGCGCGCGTCGACGGCATCCCGATGTGGAAAACCTACGTCCTCATTATCATCCCGATGATGCGCGGCGTCATCATCACGACGCTCGTCATCATCGCCAGCGGCATCGTCAAGGTCTACGACCTCGTGGTGGCGCAGACGAGCGGCGGACCCGGCATCGCCTCGGAGGTGCCCGCCAAATATGTCTACGACTACATGTTCCTCGCCCAGAACCTCGGCCAGGGCTTCGCCGCCTCGACCATGATGCTTCTGACCGTCGCCATCATCATTGTGCCGTGGGCGTATCTCGAATTCGGAGGGGGCCGCAAGCGTGGATAA
- a CDS encoding ABC transporter substrate-binding protein, translating into MKLRSLAGALAVTVALPFGAANATDLEVTHWWTSGGEAAAVAELAKAFDATGNKWVDGAIAGSGGTARPIMISRITGGDPMGATQFNHGRQAEELVEAGLMRDLSDVAEREHWRDIVKPSSLLDSCTIEGKIYCAPVNIHSWQWLWLSNAAFEQAGVAVPKNWDEFVAAAPALEKAGIIPLALGGQPWQAAGAFDVLMVAIAGKDVFEQVFAKKDEEVAAGPEIAKVFKAADDARRMSKGSNVQDWNQATNLVITGKAGGQIMGDWAQGEFQVAGKKAGVDYTCLPGLGVNEVISTGGDAFYFPVLDDEEKSKAQEVLASTLLKPETQVAFNLKKGSLPVRGDVDLAAANDCMRKGLDILAKGNVIQGTDQLLSPDSQKQKEDLFSEFFANPSMTPEDAQKRFADIIAAAD; encoded by the coding sequence ATGAAATTACGTTCTCTGGCTGGCGCTCTGGCTGTCACCGTCGCTCTGCCGTTCGGTGCAGCCAACGCCACCGACCTGGAGGTCACGCATTGGTGGACCTCCGGCGGCGAAGCCGCGGCGGTCGCCGAACTGGCAAAGGCCTTCGATGCGACCGGCAACAAATGGGTCGACGGCGCGATCGCGGGTTCCGGCGGCACGGCGCGACCGATCATGATCAGCCGCATCACCGGCGGCGACCCGATGGGGGCAACGCAGTTCAATCACGGTCGCCAGGCGGAGGAACTGGTCGAGGCCGGGCTGATGCGCGACCTGAGCGATGTCGCCGAACGCGAGCATTGGCGAGACATCGTCAAGCCCTCGAGCCTGCTCGATTCCTGCACGATCGAAGGCAAGATCTACTGCGCCCCGGTCAATATCCATTCCTGGCAGTGGTTGTGGCTTTCCAATGCCGCCTTCGAACAGGCGGGCGTGGCTGTACCGAAGAACTGGGACGAGTTCGTCGCCGCCGCGCCGGCGCTCGAAAAAGCCGGGATCATCCCCCTGGCGCTTGGCGGTCAGCCCTGGCAGGCGGCCGGCGCCTTCGACGTGCTGATGGTGGCGATTGCCGGCAAGGACGTGTTCGAGCAGGTTTTCGCCAAGAAGGACGAGGAAGTGGCCGCCGGGCCGGAAATAGCCAAGGTCTTCAAGGCCGCCGACGACGCGCGCCGCATGTCGAAGGGCAGCAATGTCCAGGACTGGAACCAGGCGACGAACCTCGTGATCACGGGCAAGGCGGGCGGCCAGATCATGGGCGACTGGGCCCAGGGGGAGTTCCAGGTTGCGGGCAAGAAAGCCGGCGTCGACTACACCTGCCTGCCGGGCCTCGGCGTCAATGAGGTGATCTCGACCGGCGGCGATGCTTTCTATTTCCCGGTGCTCGACGACGAAGAAAAGTCGAAGGCACAGGAGGTGCTCGCCTCGACCCTGCTGAAGCCCGAAACCCAGGTCGCTTTCAATTTGAAGAAGGGCTCGTTGCCTGTTCGCGGCGATGTCGATCTTGCGGCGGCCAATGACTGCATGCGGAAGGGCCTCGACATCCTTGCCAAGGGCAATGTCATCCAGGGCACGGACCAGTTGCTTTCGCCGGACAGCCAGAAGCAGAAGGAGGACCTCTTCTCCGAGTTCTTCGCCAACCCCTCCATGACACCGGAAGACGCCCAGAAGCGGTTCGCGGACATCATCGCGGCGGCGGATTGA
- a CDS encoding LacI family transcriptional regulator: MEGRTKNKPAGAPPAEGGRPTLKTIAFMTGLGITTVSRALKDAPDIGAETKERVRLVAKQIGYQPNRAGVRLRTGKTNVISLVLTLEEEIMGITSPMVIGITDILAGTPYHLVVTPYSSAKDPLGPIRYILDTGAADGVIISRMEPNDPRVTLLTERQLPFATHGRTEMGIVHPYHDFDNERFAYEAVRKLVERGRRRLVLLEPPPHLSFHQHMRTGFERGLKDFSAEAVSFHQVNIDHSLKTIRDAFEALMRSDEAPDGIVSGSGSGAIALIAGLEAAGKKVGVDADMVSKVPSDFLRWLRPEVITMYEDIRLAGRELAKAVIGHIEGRPPETLQSLSQPEFQATAATAPG; encoded by the coding sequence ATGGAAGGCAGGACGAAGAACAAGCCGGCGGGAGCGCCGCCAGCGGAGGGCGGCAGACCGACGCTGAAGACCATCGCCTTCATGACCGGGCTCGGCATCACCACCGTGTCTCGCGCACTGAAAGATGCGCCCGACATCGGCGCCGAAACCAAGGAGCGCGTTCGCCTGGTCGCAAAGCAGATCGGCTATCAGCCGAACCGGGCGGGCGTGCGGCTCAGAACCGGAAAGACCAATGTCATCAGCCTCGTGCTGACGCTCGAGGAAGAGATCATGGGCATTACCAGCCCGATGGTCATCGGCATTACGGATATCCTGGCAGGCACACCCTATCACCTGGTCGTAACCCCCTACAGTTCCGCCAAGGATCCGCTCGGGCCCATCCGCTACATTCTCGACACGGGCGCCGCCGACGGCGTCATCATATCGCGAATGGAACCGAATGACCCGCGTGTGACGCTGTTGACGGAACGTCAGTTGCCGTTCGCCACCCATGGACGCACCGAAATGGGCATCGTCCATCCCTATCACGACTTCGACAACGAGCGCTTCGCCTACGAGGCGGTGCGCAAGCTCGTGGAGCGCGGCCGCCGGCGGCTCGTCCTGCTCGAGCCGCCGCCCCACCTCTCCTTCCACCAGCACATGCGCACGGGCTTTGAGCGTGGCCTGAAGGATTTCAGCGCCGAGGCCGTGAGCTTTCACCAGGTCAATATCGACCACAGCCTGAAAACCATCCGCGATGCCTTCGAGGCGCTGATGCGCTCGGATGAAGCGCCGGACGGTATCGTCTCCGGCAGCGGCTCCGGCGCCATCGCGCTGATTGCCGGACTCGAGGCAGCGGGGAAAAAAGTCGGCGTCGATGCCGACATGGTCTCGAAGGTGCCGAGCGACTTTCTGCGCTGGCTGCGCCCGGAGGTTATCACCATGTATGAGGATATCCGCCTCGCCGGCCGCGAGCTCGCCAAGGCGGTGATCGGCCATATCGAAGGCCGCCCGCCGGAAACGCTGCAGAGCCTCAGCCAGCCGGAATTCCAGGCAACTGCGGCAACGGCGCCCGGCTAA
- a CDS encoding hydantoinase B/oxoprolinase family protein, with the protein MGKQWDFWIDRGGTFTDVIGRDPEGRLHARKMLSENPEVYRDAAVAGIRALLGLSRGQAIPAGLVNEVRMGTTVATNALLERKGVPVALITTRGFRDALAIGYQARADIFARDIRKPELLYDRIVELDERVLTDGTVETPLDDAAVRTALEELKRQGYEALSIVFMHAYRYPEHEARVAEIAREMQFGQVSVSHEISPLVKFVGRGDTTVVDAYLSPVLRRYVAQVADELDLDRTGARLLFMMSSGGLTSASLFQGKDAILSGPAGGVVALARTGVNAGFANVIGFDMGGTSTDVAHYAGEYERAFETEVAGVRIRAPMMQIHTVAAGGGSILHYDGSRFTVGPDSAGANPGPKCYRRGGPLTVTDANVMTGKLNPALFPPIFGPNQDQPLDLAAVEAAFGALADEIGDGRTPEAVADGFLKIAVANMAEAVKKISVARGYDVTRYALNAFGGASGQHACLVADALGMKRVLVHPFSGLLSAYGMGLADVRALRQGAIEVPLEKAIAETARVASPLCGDAVSELEGQGIRSDQISVNVNALVRYAGTDTTLEIPVGSMPAGIDYRESVTAADPRRMKAAFEAVHVARFGFIDGSKELVVEAVSVEAVGGGARPESLGSGARGPALPQTSGSTRFYSAGAWQDAAIYRREFLASGHTIDGPALLIEANQTIVIEPGWQAQLTSADNLVLERVVALPERKAAGTDADPVMLEIFNNLFMSIAEQMGLTLQNTAYSVNIKERLDFSCAVFAADGALVANAPHMPVHLGSMDRSVQAVIRNNPEIHPGDVFAINAPYNGGTHLPDITVCTPVFSGDGKDVLFWVASRGHHADIGGIAPGSMSPNAHTIEEEGVYIDNFKLVDRGRFRESELRALLTGARYPVRNVVQNVADLKAQIAANNRGVSEMRKAIADFGLDVVKAYMDHVQNNAEESVRRALEKLGDCSFTYPMDQGCEIKVRITVDRTAREATVDFTGTSPQRDDNFNAPEPVTRAAVLYVFRMIVDGAIPMNAGCLRPIRIVVPEASMLSPRYPAAVVAGNVEVSQAVTNCLFGAIGALSSAQGTMNNLTFGNDTYQYYETICSGAPAGPGFNGADAVHTHMTNSRLTDPEILELRYPVVLEDFHIREGSGGRGQWNAGNGTSRTIRFRERMDCSILSGHRKIRPFGLLGGEPGECGQNLVRRKDGRIDAMPGCAQTVLEGGEAITIVTPTGGGYGPVRRAR; encoded by the coding sequence ATGGGAAAGCAATGGGACTTCTGGATCGACCGCGGCGGCACCTTCACCGACGTCATCGGGCGCGACCCTGAGGGCAGGCTCCATGCCCGCAAGATGCTGTCGGAAAATCCCGAGGTCTACCGGGATGCGGCCGTCGCCGGCATCCGAGCGCTGCTTGGCCTTTCCAGGGGACAAGCAATTCCCGCCGGCCTCGTCAACGAGGTGCGCATGGGCACGACCGTTGCCACCAACGCGCTTCTGGAGCGCAAAGGCGTGCCGGTCGCGTTGATCACCACGCGCGGTTTCCGTGACGCGCTCGCCATCGGCTATCAGGCCCGCGCCGACATCTTCGCCCGCGACATCCGGAAGCCGGAACTCCTCTACGATCGCATCGTCGAGCTGGACGAGCGCGTGCTGACGGACGGTACGGTGGAGACGCCGCTCGACGACGCAGCCGTGCGCACCGCGCTCGAAGAATTGAAGCGGCAGGGCTACGAGGCGCTCTCGATCGTCTTCATGCATGCCTATCGTTATCCCGAGCACGAAGCCCGCGTCGCCGAAATCGCGCGCGAGATGCAGTTCGGCCAGGTCTCGGTGAGCCATGAGATCTCGCCGCTCGTGAAATTCGTCGGTCGCGGCGATACGACCGTCGTCGACGCCTATCTTTCGCCGGTGCTGCGCCGCTATGTGGCGCAGGTCGCCGACGAGCTCGATCTCGACCGCACGGGTGCGCGCCTGCTTTTCATGATGTCCTCGGGCGGATTGACGTCTGCAAGCCTGTTCCAGGGCAAGGATGCCATTCTTTCCGGGCCGGCGGGCGGCGTCGTCGCCCTTGCGCGGACCGGCGTCAATGCAGGCTTCGCGAACGTGATCGGCTTCGACATGGGCGGGACCTCCACCGATGTCGCCCACTACGCCGGTGAATACGAGCGGGCCTTCGAAACGGAGGTCGCCGGCGTGCGCATCCGCGCGCCGATGATGCAGATCCATACGGTGGCCGCCGGCGGCGGCTCGATCCTGCATTATGACGGCTCGCGCTTCACCGTCGGCCCGGACTCCGCGGGCGCAAATCCGGGACCCAAATGCTACCGTCGCGGTGGTCCGTTGACGGTGACCGACGCCAACGTGATGACCGGAAAGCTCAATCCGGCCCTGTTCCCGCCCATTTTCGGCCCGAACCAGGACCAGCCGCTGGATCTTGCCGCGGTAGAGGCCGCTTTCGGGGCGCTTGCCGACGAAATCGGCGATGGCCGAACGCCGGAGGCGGTGGCGGACGGATTCCTGAAAATCGCCGTCGCCAATATGGCGGAAGCGGTAAAGAAGATCTCCGTTGCCCGTGGCTATGACGTGACCCGCTACGCGCTCAATGCCTTTGGCGGCGCCAGCGGCCAGCACGCCTGCCTGGTGGCGGATGCGCTCGGCATGAAGAGGGTGCTCGTCCATCCCTTTTCCGGGCTGCTTTCGGCCTATGGAATGGGCCTTGCGGATGTCCGTGCGCTGCGCCAGGGCGCGATCGAAGTGCCGCTGGAGAAGGCGATTGCAGAAACCGCCCGCGTCGCGTCACCGCTATGCGGCGACGCCGTGTCGGAACTCGAAGGGCAGGGGATCAGGAGCGATCAGATCAGCGTCAATGTCAATGCGCTGGTGCGCTATGCCGGAACCGATACGACGCTCGAGATTCCCGTCGGCTCGATGCCTGCCGGGATCGACTACCGGGAAAGCGTGACGGCGGCGGACCCGCGGCGGATGAAGGCCGCTTTCGAGGCGGTCCACGTCGCCCGCTTCGGTTTCATCGATGGGAGCAAGGAGCTTGTCGTCGAGGCCGTTTCCGTGGAAGCCGTCGGCGGCGGAGCACGGCCGGAGAGCCTCGGCAGCGGTGCGCGAGGACCTGCACTGCCGCAAACCTCCGGAAGCACGCGCTTCTATTCGGCGGGCGCCTGGCAGGACGCCGCAATCTATCGGCGCGAGTTCCTCGCGAGCGGCCACACGATCGACGGACCGGCGCTGCTCATCGAAGCCAACCAGACCATCGTCATCGAGCCGGGCTGGCAGGCGCAATTGACCTCGGCCGACAATCTGGTGCTCGAGCGGGTGGTGGCGCTGCCCGAAAGAAAGGCGGCCGGTACCGATGCCGATCCGGTGATGCTCGAGATTTTCAACAATCTCTTCATGTCGATTGCCGAGCAGATGGGGCTGACGCTGCAGAACACAGCCTATTCGGTGAACATCAAGGAGAGGCTGGATTTCTCCTGCGCCGTGTTCGCCGCGGATGGGGCGCTGGTCGCCAACGCGCCGCATATGCCGGTGCATCTCGGCTCGATGGACCGTTCCGTGCAGGCGGTCATCCGCAACAATCCGGAGATACATCCCGGTGACGTCTTCGCCATCAACGCCCCCTATAACGGCGGCACCCACCTGCCGGACATCACCGTCTGCACGCCGGTCTTTTCGGGCGACGGCAAGGACGTGCTCTTCTGGGTCGCTTCGCGTGGCCACCATGCCGACATCGGCGGCATCGCCCCGGGCTCCATGTCGCCGAACGCGCATACGATCGAGGAGGAGGGGGTCTATATCGACAATTTCAAACTGGTCGACCGGGGCCGCTTCCGCGAGTCCGAACTGCGTGCCCTGCTGACAGGCGCGCGCTACCCGGTGCGCAACGTCGTGCAGAACGTCGCCGATCTCAAGGCGCAGATCGCCGCCAACAACCGCGGCGTGAGCGAGATGCGCAAGGCGATCGCGGATTTCGGCCTGGATGTGGTCAAGGCCTATATGGACCACGTCCAGAACAACGCGGAGGAAAGCGTGCGGCGGGCTCTGGAAAAGCTCGGCGATTGCAGCTTCACCTATCCCATGGACCAGGGTTGCGAGATCAAGGTCCGGATCACGGTCGACAGGACGGCACGCGAGGCGACGGTCGATTTCACCGGCACGTCCCCGCAGCGCGACGACAACTTCAATGCGCCCGAGCCGGTGACCCGCGCGGCCGTGCTCTATGTCTTCCGCATGATCGTCGATGGGGCCATTCCGATGAATGCCGGTTGCCTCAGGCCCATTCGTATCGTCGTGCCGGAGGCAAGCATGCTGTCGCCCCGTTATCCCGCGGCGGTCGTGGCGGGCAATGTCGAGGTGAGCCAGGCGGTCACCAACTGCCTGTTCGGCGCGATCGGCGCGCTTTCCTCGGCGCAGGGGACGATGAACAACCTGACCTTCGGCAACGACACGTACCAGTATTACGAAACGATCTGCTCGGGCGCGCCGGCGGGGCCGGGTTTCAACGGCGCGGATGCGGTCCACACGCACATGACCAATTCACGGCTGACCGATCCGGAGATACTGGAACTGCGCTATCCGGTGGTGTTGGAGGATTTCCACATTCGCGAAGGGTCCGGCGGGAGAGGGCAGTGGAATGCGGGCAACGGGACCAGCCGCACGATCCGCTTCCGCGAGCGCATGGACTGCTCGATCCTCTCCGGCCACCGCAAGATCCGACCCTTTGGACTGCTGGGGGGCGAACCCGGCGAATGCGGGCAAAACCTCGTGCGCCGGAAAGACGGTCGGATCGATGCGATGCCTGGCTGCGCCCAGACCGTGTTGGAGGGGGGCGAAGCCATTACCATCGTCACGCCGACGGGCGGCGGCTATGGCCCGGTTCGCCGGGCTCGATGA
- a CDS encoding TRAP transporter substrate-binding protein, with protein sequence MRTMISAVFAATATFATVAQAETWDMPTPYPDGNFHTQNIRQFVEDIKTATNGELTINVHSGGALVKPTDIKRAVQSGQVQIGEVLLSSLGNEDVVFAFDSIPGLVSDYASAEKLWHAAQATVKRHLEEQGLVLLYSVPWPPQGVYSKEALTSLGDLKGLKFRTYNPATARFAELNGANPVTVQAAEVPQAFKTGVVDAMITSGATGVDSQAWDYLSYYYDLQAFLPQNMVFVSKDVFDGLSEETREAVVKAAAEAETRGWKQSAELNEGYKKTMAEHGIHVEPPSEAMAKELSAIGDTMTAEWIEKAGEDGAAIIDAYRK encoded by the coding sequence ATGAGGACCATGATCTCGGCCGTATTCGCGGCCACCGCGACATTCGCCACCGTTGCACAGGCGGAAACCTGGGATATGCCGACACCCTATCCCGACGGCAATTTCCATACCCAGAACATCCGCCAATTCGTCGAGGATATCAAAACCGCGACCAATGGCGAGCTTACGATCAATGTCCATTCCGGCGGTGCGCTCGTGAAACCGACCGACATCAAGCGTGCCGTGCAGAGCGGGCAGGTCCAGATCGGCGAGGTGCTCCTCTCCTCTCTCGGCAATGAGGACGTCGTCTTCGCTTTCGATTCCATTCCCGGTCTCGTCTCGGATTATGCGAGTGCCGAAAAGCTGTGGCATGCTGCGCAGGCTACCGTCAAAAGGCATCTCGAGGAGCAAGGTCTGGTGCTGCTTTACTCTGTTCCGTGGCCGCCGCAGGGCGTCTATTCCAAGGAGGCGCTCACGTCGCTTGGCGACCTGAAGGGGCTGAAGTTCAGGACCTACAATCCGGCAACGGCCCGTTTTGCGGAGTTGAACGGTGCCAACCCGGTCACGGTTCAGGCTGCCGAGGTCCCGCAAGCCTTCAAGACAGGTGTGGTCGACGCAATGATCACTTCCGGGGCGACTGGGGTCGACAGCCAGGCCTGGGACTATCTGAGCTATTACTACGACCTGCAGGCCTTCCTGCCGCAGAACATGGTGTTCGTCAGCAAGGACGTCTTCGACGGCCTCAGCGAAGAGACGCGCGAGGCTGTTGTGAAAGCTGCGGCCGAGGCCGAAACGCGCGGCTGGAAGCAATCCGCCGAACTGAATGAGGGCTACAAGAAGACCATGGCTGAACACGGCATCCATGTGGAGCCGCCGTCGGAGGCCATGGCCAAGGAGCTTTCGGCTATCGGCGACACCATGACTGCCGAATGGATCGAGAAAGCCGGCGAGGATGGCGCGGCGATCATCGACGCGTACCGGAAATGA
- a CDS encoding TRAP transporter small permease gives MTSPFALLYRLAEMLAAISMILILLLVGGGIVLRTAGFQLAGSDDLAAYCLVAIFFLALGPTYRHAEHIRVGLVIDRLPTAARKPLECLLTVLAALCTAWATWWLGRLVYDSHRFGDVAQGLLPVPLWIPQLSMVVGAAILLVALLEDLVRCARGLKPSYLEVSDQTADDQPLFER, from the coding sequence ATGACGAGTCCATTCGCGTTGCTTTATCGGCTTGCAGAGATGCTGGCCGCAATCTCCATGATCCTCATTCTCCTGCTCGTCGGCGGCGGCATCGTTCTGCGGACCGCGGGCTTTCAATTGGCCGGAAGCGACGACCTGGCGGCCTACTGCCTGGTCGCGATCTTCTTCCTTGCACTCGGCCCCACCTATCGACACGCAGAGCATATTCGCGTCGGGCTTGTGATCGACAGGCTGCCCACCGCCGCCAGGAAGCCGCTTGAATGCCTCCTGACCGTTCTTGCGGCCCTTTGCACCGCCTGGGCGACCTGGTGGCTTGGGCGTCTCGTCTATGACTCGCATCGCTTCGGCGACGTCGCCCAGGGGCTGCTGCCCGTGCCCCTCTGGATACCGCAGCTTTCCATGGTGGTCGGAGCAGCCATTCTCCTCGTCGCTCTTCTGGAGGACCTCGTGCGCTGCGCGCGCGGACTGAAGCCCAGTTATTTGGAAGTTTCCGACCAGACCGCGGACGACCAACCGCTGTTCGAGCGCTGA